A stretch of Bacillus pseudomycoides DNA encodes these proteins:
- the acsA gene encoding acetate--CoA ligase, with amino-acid sequence MKVETLPVIKGENNLLNYEETYAGFNWEEVNKNFSWYETGRVNMAYETIDKHAKSARKNKVALYYQDGARKEKYTFKEMKEFSNKAGNVLKNYGDVEKGDRVFIFMPRSPELYFALLGAVKLGAIVGPLFEAFMEGAVRDRLEDSEAKVLITTPELLERVPLNDLPALKTVFLVGDNVEEGGKIVAFNPLFKQASNKLQIEWLDREDGLILHYTSGSTGKPKGVLHAQNAMVQHYQTAKWVLDLKEDDVYWCTADPGWVTGTAYGIFAPWLVGGSNVILGGRFSPEAWYEALQDYGVTVWYSAPTAFRMLMGAGEEAIKKYDLAALRHVLSVGEPLNPEVIRWGMNAFGLRIHDTWWMTETGAQVICNYPCMEIRPGSMGKPIPGVKAAIVDNEGNEVPPYTMGNLAIAKGWPSMMRAVWNNPQKYESYFMPGDWYVSGDSAYMDEDGYFWFQGRIDDVIMTSGERVGPFEVESKLIEHPAVAEAGVIGIPDPVRGEIIKAFIALRAGYEASDELKEEIRQFVKKGLAAHAAPRQIEFRDKLPKTRSGKIMRRVLKAWELNLPTGDLSTMED; translated from the coding sequence ATGAAAGTAGAAACGCTTCCAGTTATTAAAGGAGAAAATAATTTGTTGAACTATGAAGAAACATATGCGGGTTTTAACTGGGAAGAGGTGAATAAAAACTTTTCTTGGTATGAAACTGGCCGAGTAAATATGGCGTATGAGACAATTGATAAACATGCGAAATCTGCTCGGAAAAATAAAGTAGCTCTGTATTATCAAGATGGAGCGCGCAAAGAGAAATATACATTTAAAGAAATGAAGGAGTTCTCCAATAAAGCAGGAAATGTCCTGAAAAACTATGGTGATGTTGAAAAAGGCGATCGCGTTTTTATTTTCATGCCGCGTTCACCAGAATTATATTTTGCGCTTCTTGGTGCAGTCAAATTAGGGGCAATTGTTGGTCCTTTATTTGAAGCATTTATGGAAGGAGCAGTACGAGATCGCCTAGAAGATAGTGAAGCAAAGGTGTTAATTACAACACCTGAATTGTTAGAGCGCGTACCATTAAATGATTTACCAGCATTAAAAACAGTCTTTCTTGTTGGTGATAATGTAGAAGAAGGCGGAAAGATTGTAGCGTTTAATCCATTATTCAAACAAGCTTCTAACAAACTGCAAATTGAATGGTTAGATCGCGAAGATGGATTAATTCTTCATTATACTTCCGGTTCTACAGGGAAGCCAAAAGGAGTTCTTCATGCGCAAAATGCAATGGTGCAGCACTATCAAACAGCAAAATGGGTGCTGGATTTAAAAGAAGATGATGTATATTGGTGCACGGCTGACCCAGGTTGGGTAACAGGAACTGCTTACGGTATTTTTGCGCCGTGGTTAGTAGGTGGCTCAAATGTCATTTTAGGAGGACGTTTTAGTCCAGAGGCATGGTACGAAGCGTTGCAAGACTATGGTGTAACAGTTTGGTATAGTGCGCCAACAGCATTCCGTATGCTTATGGGAGCTGGTGAAGAAGCAATTAAGAAATATGATTTAGCGGCACTACGCCACGTGTTAAGTGTTGGGGAACCATTAAATCCAGAAGTCATTCGCTGGGGAATGAACGCATTTGGTCTTCGTATTCATGACACATGGTGGATGACAGAAACTGGTGCACAAGTGATTTGTAATTATCCTTGTATGGAAATTCGTCCAGGATCAATGGGAAAACCAATTCCAGGTGTGAAGGCAGCGATTGTTGATAATGAAGGTAATGAAGTGCCACCATACACAATGGGTAATTTAGCAATTGCTAAAGGGTGGCCATCAATGATGCGCGCTGTTTGGAACAACCCGCAAAAATATGAGTCTTACTTCATGCCAGGAGATTGGTATGTATCAGGTGACTCTGCTTATATGGATGAAGATGGATACTTTTGGTTCCAAGGGCGTATTGATGATGTAATCATGACGTCTGGTGAGCGCGTTGGTCCATTTGAAGTAGAAAGTAAATTAATTGAGCACCCTGCAGTAGCAGAAGCTGGGGTAATCGGTATTCCAGACCCAGTGCGCGGCGAAATTATTAAAGCATTTATCGCGCTGCGCGCAGGATACGAAGCATCTGATGAATTAAAAGAAGAAATTCGCCAATTTGTGAAAAAGGGCCTTGCAGCTCATGCAGCGCCAAGACAAATTGAATTCCGTGATAAATTACCGAAAACGAGAAGTGGTAAAATTATGCGCCGTGTGTTAAAAGCTTGGGAGTTAAACTTACCAACAGGCGATTTATCAACGATGGAAGATTAA
- the acuA gene encoding acetoin utilization protein acetyltransferase AcuA: protein MIHKKIYNARSLKTAKGTLIIEGPVSTHNLEMYEFHPDLIAFRPAKQQYKAIVEISKLPEARLIIARQDRTIVGYVTYLYPDPLERWSEGKMENLIELGAIEVIPAFRGCSVGKNLLEVSMMDDHMEDYIILTTEYYWHWDLKQTGLNVWEYRKVMEKMMNAGGLEWMATDDPEICSHPANCLMVRIGKRVDTNSIQAFDRLRFQNRFMY from the coding sequence TTGATTCATAAAAAAATATATAATGCAAGAAGCTTAAAAACAGCTAAAGGGACTTTAATTATTGAAGGTCCTGTCTCTACACATAATCTTGAAATGTATGAGTTCCATCCAGACTTAATTGCGTTTCGTCCTGCCAAGCAGCAGTATAAAGCAATTGTCGAAATTTCTAAATTACCCGAAGCTCGTCTCATTATTGCGAGACAGGATCGAACAATTGTCGGATATGTTACATACTTATATCCCGATCCACTAGAAAGATGGTCAGAAGGAAAGATGGAGAATTTAATTGAACTCGGGGCAATTGAAGTCATTCCAGCATTCCGTGGGTGCTCAGTTGGAAAAAATCTATTAGAAGTTTCTATGATGGATGATCATATGGAAGATTATATTATATTAACGACTGAATATTATTGGCACTGGGATTTAAAACAAACTGGTTTAAATGTTTGGGAATACCGAAAAGTGATGGAGAAAATGATGAATGCTGGCGGCTTAGAATGGATGGCAACGGACGACCCAGAAATTTGTTCTCATCCCGCTAACTGCTTAATGGTTCGCATCGGTAAGCGCGTTGATACAAACTCCATTCAAGCATTTGACCGCTTACGCTTTCAAAATCGTTTTATGTATTAA
- a CDS encoding acetoin utilization AcuB family protein — protein MIVEEIMNHDVITLRPDDTIETAIRTIRTKGIRHIPIVGHNNNVVGIISDRDVRDASPSILDEEVSMNMLKQPIQLIMKQPVMTCHPLDFVEEIATLFFENKIGCLPVTKGGKLVGIISESTVLHTLVKLTGAHQPSSQIEIQVKNEPGILGKVVAIFSELHINIVSVLVYPAKDENDKVLVFRIQTMNPLRVIEALEKKGYHVLWPNIMGMQA, from the coding sequence GTGATTGTAGAAGAAATTATGAATCATGACGTGATTACACTACGTCCAGATGACACAATCGAAACCGCAATTCGCACAATCCGTACAAAGGGCATTCGTCATATTCCAATTGTTGGGCATAACAACAACGTAGTCGGTATTATTTCTGACCGTGACGTACGTGATGCAAGTCCATCCATTCTCGATGAAGAAGTTTCAATGAATATGCTTAAACAACCTATTCAATTAATTATGAAACAGCCTGTAATGACATGCCATCCGCTTGATTTTGTTGAGGAAATTGCGACGCTATTTTTTGAAAATAAAATCGGATGCCTTCCTGTTACAAAGGGTGGTAAGCTTGTCGGAATCATATCGGAATCTACAGTATTGCATACACTCGTTAAACTAACAGGTGCCCATCAGCCAAGTTCACAAATTGAAATTCAAGTAAAAAATGAACCTGGTATTCTTGGAAAAGTAGTTGCGATTTTTAGTGAATTACACATTAATATTGTGAGCGTTCTCGTCTATCCAGCAAAAGATGAGAATGATAAAGTACTCGTTTTCCGCATTCAAACGATGAATCCTCTAAGAGTGATCGAAGCGTTAGAGAAAAAAGGCTATCATGTTTTATGGCCAAATATTATGGGGATGCAGGCATGA